In a genomic window of Candidatus Binatia bacterium:
- a CDS encoding cbb3-type cytochrome c oxidase subunit II: MERFASTFLVAGVVTFLLGFFLQGAMPMITLRDVPVRTVEEIAQDVPPEFVQLAEDYPEEFERSFGTPDAKSFARALVMGRDWYIAEGCWHCHSQFVRPVSNEDQRFGPVSVASEYQNEMNLPHLFGTRRVGPDLIREAGRHSNDWHMAHLYDPTSVVPYSVMPSYRWMFDEERRPTERALALVTYLQWLGSWVKDGVIHEPGAPASVGGQG; encoded by the coding sequence ATGGAGCGCTTCGCCTCGACGTTCCTCGTCGCCGGGGTGGTGACCTTCCTCCTCGGCTTCTTCCTGCAGGGCGCGATGCCGATGATCACGCTGCGCGACGTGCCCGTGCGCACGGTCGAGGAGATCGCGCAGGACGTGCCGCCCGAGTTCGTGCAGCTCGCGGAGGACTACCCCGAGGAGTTCGAGCGCAGCTTCGGCACGCCCGACGCGAAGAGCTTCGCGCGCGCGCTGGTGATGGGGCGCGACTGGTACATCGCCGAGGGCTGCTGGCACTGCCACTCGCAGTTCGTCCGCCCGGTGTCGAACGAGGATCAGCGCTTCGGTCCGGTGTCGGTCGCGAGCGAGTACCAGAACGAGATGAACCTGCCGCACCTCTTCGGCACGCGACGCGTCGGGCCGGACCTCATCCGTGAAGCGGGTCGACACTCGAACGACTGGCACATGGCGCACCTCTACGACCCGACGAGCGTCGTGCCGTACTCGGTGATGCCGTCGTACCGCTGGATGTTCGACGAGGAGCGGCGTCCGACGGAGCGCGCGCTCGCGCTCGTCACCTACCTGCAGTGGCTCGGGAGCTGGGTGAAGGACGGCGTGATCCACGAGCCGGGTGCGCCGGCGTCCGTGGGAGGGCAGGGCTGA
- a CDS encoding DUF3011 domain-containing protein, with protein sequence MIAQRTLLAAAAVLALLASATVDGEARVWPPAVRIECSSLKGKHAYCRTHTVGRVRLERQLSKAPCRQYQTWGSDGDGSGVWVRDGCRGVFVVDRGSWSGRDQPDRGKRITCTSRDYGYAHCPVSTWGHKVHLVRQLSRERCVRGDNWGVDWRGIWVDRGCNAEFVVD encoded by the coding sequence ATGATCGCGCAGCGCACCCTTCTCGCGGCGGCCGCGGTGCTGGCCCTGCTCGCGTCCGCGACCGTCGACGGCGAGGCTCGCGTCTGGCCTCCGGCGGTGCGGATCGAGTGCAGCTCCCTGAAGGGCAAGCACGCCTACTGCCGCACGCACACCGTCGGACGCGTGCGCCTCGAGCGTCAGCTCAGCAAGGCGCCGTGCCGGCAGTACCAGACCTGGGGCAGCGACGGGGACGGCAGCGGCGTCTGGGTGCGCGACGGCTGCCGCGGCGTCTTCGTCGTCGACCGCGGCTCGTGGTCGGGGCGCGACCAGCCGGATCGCGGCAAGCGCATCACCTGCACGTCGCGCGACTACGGCTACGCGCACTGCCCGGTCTCGACCTGGGGGCACAAGGTGCACCTCGTCCGGCAGCTGAGCCGCGAGCGCTGCGTGCGCGGCGACAACTGGGGCGTCGACTGGCGCGGCATCTGGGTCGACCGCGGCTGCAACGCGGAGTTCGTCGTCGATTGA
- a CDS encoding cytochrome c produces the protein MTPQAETIARGKAVYETYCAGCHGVNGDGKGPAAAMLLVKPRDFTSGVYKFRTTPNGALPTDADLFRTITNGVNRTSMPEWSLLSERDRWALVAYLKTFYPRWAEEEGAATPIHVPRPPATLGSPESVARGRELYEMLDCGRCHGDAGRGDGPSAATLAPDGWGNPQKPFDFTKGALKSGAAPEDVYRTFMTGLNGTAMPSYADVFENPDGESIHPGDAWNLVSYILSLRAKPRGGATLAAHANATDAHAVASAASRDHQEVP, from the coding sequence GTGACGCCGCAAGCCGAGACCATCGCGCGCGGCAAGGCGGTCTACGAGACGTACTGCGCGGGCTGCCACGGCGTGAACGGCGACGGCAAGGGCCCGGCCGCGGCGATGCTGCTCGTCAAGCCACGCGACTTCACGAGCGGCGTCTACAAGTTTCGCACGACGCCGAACGGCGCGCTGCCGACCGACGCGGATCTCTTCCGCACGATCACCAACGGCGTGAACCGTACCTCGATGCCCGAGTGGTCGCTGCTCTCCGAGCGCGACCGCTGGGCGCTCGTCGCGTATCTCAAGACCTTCTACCCGCGCTGGGCGGAGGAGGAGGGCGCGGCGACGCCGATCCACGTCCCGCGGCCGCCGGCGACGCTCGGCTCGCCCGAGTCGGTCGCGCGCGGGCGCGAGCTCTACGAGATGCTCGACTGCGGACGCTGTCACGGCGACGCGGGACGCGGCGACGGGCCCTCGGCCGCGACGCTCGCGCCCGACGGCTGGGGCAACCCGCAGAAGCCGTTCGACTTCACCAAGGGCGCGCTCAAGAGCGGTGCCGCGCCCGAGGACGTCTACCGGACGTTCATGACCGGGCTGAACGGCACGGCGATGCCCTCGTACGCCGACGTCTTCGAGAACCCCGACGGCGAGAGCATCCACCCGGGCGACGCCTGGAACCTCGTCTCGTACATCCTGTCGCTGCGCGCCAAGCCGCGCGGCGGTGCGACGCTCGCGGCGCACGCGAACGCCACCGACGCGCACGCCGTCGCGAGCGCCGCGTCGCGCGACCACCAGGAGGTCCCGTGA
- a CDS encoding cbb3-type cytochrome c oxidase subunit I produces the protein MIAKVATVNHRALVNLDLVRWHLVASAAFLVVSLLGGLAYAFQFNGLYPFEGVEWLSPGRVRMVHTNMAAYGFIANAFIAGLLFAIPRLTGQPILSDRLGWVIFGAWQLFMVLTIVGQLAGYGQAIEWGETPIFVDPLILVGLVLLVINMTAPIVRSKEQGLYVSLWYFLAAFAWTGLVYFMGNYLPQFWVPGTAGAAITGLFIHDLVGLFVTPIGWGLMYYFVPLLLRKPIWSHALSLIGFWGIAFFYPMQGVHHFLFSPIPMYAQYGAVVATIAIEVVVLTVLVNFFGTLHGRSEAVRGNLAIRWFYTGMIMYGLTCLQCAFQVTLTFQKVIHFTDWVVGHAHMVMFGVFGFWIFGFFVELWPRVMGRAWVQPRLLTAHYWLTLAGLSLMIVDLTAAGLVQGFSWAGLAHWGQSVKDSMPFWWVRTFAGLMIITGQVFFLYALWATARRRVERIVPEPLPLEAA, from the coding sequence GTGATCGCGAAGGTCGCGACCGTCAATCACCGCGCGCTCGTCAACCTCGACCTGGTGCGCTGGCATCTCGTCGCGAGCGCCGCGTTCCTCGTGGTGTCGCTGCTCGGCGGGCTCGCCTACGCGTTCCAGTTCAACGGCCTCTACCCGTTCGAGGGGGTCGAATGGCTGTCGCCGGGCCGCGTCCGCATGGTGCACACCAACATGGCGGCGTACGGCTTCATCGCCAACGCCTTCATCGCGGGGCTGCTGTTCGCGATCCCGCGTCTGACCGGCCAGCCGATCCTCTCCGACCGCCTCGGCTGGGTGATCTTCGGCGCCTGGCAGCTCTTCATGGTGCTGACCATCGTCGGCCAGCTCGCCGGCTACGGACAGGCGATCGAGTGGGGCGAGACGCCGATCTTCGTCGACCCGCTGATCCTCGTCGGGCTCGTGCTGCTCGTCATCAACATGACGGCGCCGATCGTGCGCTCGAAGGAGCAGGGGCTCTACGTGAGCCTGTGGTACTTCCTCGCCGCGTTCGCGTGGACCGGGCTCGTCTACTTCATGGGCAACTACCTGCCGCAGTTCTGGGTCCCGGGCACGGCGGGTGCGGCGATCACCGGGCTCTTCATCCACGACCTGGTCGGTCTCTTCGTCACGCCGATCGGCTGGGGGCTGATGTACTACTTCGTGCCGCTGCTGCTGCGGAAGCCGATCTGGAGCCACGCGCTGTCGCTGATCGGCTTCTGGGGGATCGCGTTCTTCTACCCGATGCAGGGCGTGCACCACTTCCTGTTCAGCCCGATCCCGATGTACGCGCAGTACGGCGCGGTGGTCGCGACGATCGCGATCGAGGTCGTGGTGCTCACCGTGCTGGTGAACTTCTTCGGCACGCTGCACGGGCGCTCGGAGGCGGTGCGCGGCAACCTCGCGATCCGCTGGTTCTACACCGGCATGATCATGTACGGGCTCACCTGCCTGCAGTGCGCCTTCCAGGTGACGCTGACCTTCCAGAAGGTGATTCACTTCACCGACTGGGTGGTGGGCCACGCCCACATGGTGATGTTCGGCGTCTTCGGCTTCTGGATCTTCGGCTTCTTCGTCGAGCTCTGGCCGCGGGTGATGGGTCGCGCCTGGGTGCAGCCGCGGCTCTTGACGGCGCACTACTGGCTCACGCTCGCCGGGCTGTCGCTGATGATCGTCGATCTGACGGCGGCGGGTCTCGTGCAGGGCTTCAGCTGGGCCGGGCTCGCGCACTGGGGCCAGTCGGTGAAGGACTCGATGCCGTTCTGGTGGGTGCGAACCTTCGCCGGGTTGATGATCATCACGGGCCAGGTGTTCTTCCTCTACGCGCTGTGGGCGACCGCACGGCGCCGCGTCGAGCGCATCGTGCCGGAGCCGCTTCCCCTGGAGGCCGCCTGA
- the glgP gene encoding alpha-glucan family phosphorylase yields the protein MTTGAASHAVRSGGDGRRDVERAIAVLAERLPEPLVALARVAYDYSWTWALGGPQLFRTIDPTLWIRSGGNPRWLIEAVAPHRLRELAGDAGFLARLGEQEQRLEAQRARPSRTIGVVGAERPVAYFCSEFAVHATLPLYGGGLGVLAGDVLKAASDTALPMVGIGLLYRQGYFHQRLDLSGWQHESWVATDFERHPLVRVTTDDGRPLTVSVEIRNRHVQVQIWRADIGRVPLYLLDTDFEPNATIDRWITARLYVGDRHTRLAQYAVLGVGGVRALAALGVRPGLLHLNEGHAALANVERLAALVADGRDVDDALEVVRAGSVFTTHTPVAAGNEWYAMEEVEPVLGCYIDRCGLPRDRMYGFGRFRAEDQHEPMNITPLALRTSRKSIGVSRRHGEVARVMWQPLWSEREISEVPIEHVTNGVHTTSWMSRRMQSLLDRYLTPGWRERVAEPETWEPVAQIPSRELWETRRALRAHLVGFVRDKSVRDRLSHGEPPSYVEQAAQVFDEDTLTIGFGRRVATYKRLHLLMHRLERGLRLLDDAAAPIQIVIAGKAHPADDEAKQTLRRLLEVRRMPNVGRRIAFLEDYDLDIARRLVAGVDLWLNLPRPPYEASGTSGMKVVLNGGLNLSVLDGWWCEAYEPDVGWAIESPPGDLHTQDDHDALVLFDLLEHEVVPEFYERGADGIPERWLAKVRASLQRLAPRFSAQRMVEEYASVLYAPRPTPTSASAPPDTTPLAAQGRPT from the coding sequence GTGACCACGGGCGCGGCGAGCCATGCGGTCCGCTCGGGCGGTGACGGCCGCCGCGACGTCGAGCGCGCGATCGCCGTGCTCGCGGAGCGTCTGCCCGAGCCGCTCGTCGCGCTCGCGCGCGTCGCCTACGACTACTCGTGGACCTGGGCACTTGGCGGCCCGCAGCTCTTCCGCACGATCGACCCGACGCTGTGGATCCGCTCGGGCGGCAACCCGCGCTGGCTGATCGAGGCCGTCGCGCCGCACCGCCTGCGCGAGCTCGCCGGCGACGCGGGCTTCCTCGCGCGCCTCGGGGAGCAGGAGCAGCGGCTCGAGGCGCAGCGCGCGCGTCCGAGCCGGACCATCGGCGTCGTCGGCGCCGAGCGGCCGGTCGCATACTTCTGCTCGGAGTTCGCCGTGCACGCGACGCTGCCGCTCTACGGCGGCGGGCTCGGCGTGCTCGCCGGCGACGTGCTGAAGGCCGCGTCGGACACGGCGCTGCCGATGGTCGGCATCGGGCTCCTCTACCGTCAGGGCTACTTCCACCAGCGGCTCGACCTCTCGGGCTGGCAGCACGAGTCGTGGGTGGCGACGGACTTCGAGCGCCATCCGCTCGTGCGTGTCACGACCGACGACGGCAGGCCGCTCACGGTGTCGGTGGAGATCCGCAACCGTCACGTGCAGGTGCAGATCTGGCGCGCCGACATCGGCCGCGTGCCGCTCTACCTCCTCGACACCGACTTCGAGCCCAACGCGACCATCGACCGCTGGATCACCGCGCGGCTCTACGTCGGCGACCGACACACGCGGCTCGCGCAGTACGCGGTGCTCGGCGTCGGTGGCGTGCGCGCGCTCGCGGCGCTCGGCGTGCGTCCCGGCCTCCTCCACCTGAACGAAGGACACGCGGCGCTCGCCAACGTCGAGCGTCTCGCCGCGCTCGTCGCCGACGGGCGCGACGTCGACGACGCCCTCGAGGTGGTGCGCGCCGGCAGCGTCTTCACGACGCACACGCCGGTCGCGGCCGGCAACGAGTGGTACGCGATGGAGGAGGTCGAGCCGGTGCTCGGCTGCTACATCGACCGCTGCGGGCTGCCGCGCGACAGGATGTACGGCTTCGGACGCTTCCGCGCCGAAGACCAGCACGAGCCGATGAACATCACGCCGCTCGCGCTGCGCACGAGCCGCAAGTCGATCGGGGTGTCGCGCCGGCACGGCGAGGTCGCGCGGGTCATGTGGCAGCCGCTGTGGTCCGAGAGGGAGATCTCCGAGGTCCCGATCGAGCACGTCACGAACGGCGTCCACACGACGTCCTGGATGTCGCGCCGGATGCAGTCGCTGCTCGATCGCTACTTGACGCCCGGCTGGCGCGAGCGCGTCGCCGAGCCGGAGACCTGGGAGCCGGTCGCGCAGATCCCGTCGCGCGAGCTGTGGGAGACGCGGCGCGCGCTGCGCGCCCACCTCGTCGGCTTCGTCCGCGACAAGTCGGTGCGCGATCGGCTGTCGCACGGCGAGCCGCCGAGCTACGTCGAGCAGGCGGCGCAGGTCTTCGACGAGGACACGCTGACCATCGGCTTCGGACGCCGCGTCGCGACCTACAAGCGGCTGCACCTGCTGATGCACCGCCTCGAGCGCGGTCTGCGGCTGCTCGACGACGCGGCGGCGCCGATCCAGATCGTGATCGCGGGCAAGGCGCATCCTGCGGACGACGAGGCGAAGCAGACGCTGCGCCGCCTGCTCGAGGTCCGGCGCATGCCGAACGTCGGGCGGCGCATCGCGTTTCTCGAGGACTACGACCTCGACATCGCGCGCCGCCTGGTCGCGGGCGTCGACCTGTGGCTCAACCTGCCGCGGCCGCCGTACGAGGCGAGCGGCACGAGCGGCATGAAGGTCGTGCTCAACGGCGGCCTCAACCTGAGCGTGCTCGACGGCTGGTGGTGCGAGGCCTACGAGCCCGACGTCGGCTGGGCGATCGAATCGCCGCCCGGCGACCTGCATACGCAGGACGACCACGACGCGCTCGTGCTCTTCGATCTCCTCGAGCACGAGGTGGTGCCGGAGTTCTACGAGCGCGGCGCGGACGGGATCCCGGAGCGCTGGCTCGCCAAGGTGCGCGCGTCGCTGCAGCGGCTCGCGCCGCGCTTCAGCGCGCAGCGCATGGTCGAGGAGTACGCAAGCGTGCTCTACGCGCCGCGCCCGACGCCGACCTCGGCGAGCGCGCCGCCCGACACGACGCCGCTCGCGGCGCAGGGGCGTCCGACCTGA
- a CDS encoding heavy metal translocating P-type ATPase: MAGDCAHCGLPIRGRPVRGTVGGERGAFCCIGCLLAMQVTRARGEAGAAASLVVRLSVAVFFAMNVMMTSMPSYVPQVYGDGEAVIDGPLFALLRVLAAFFALPVLAILGGPIASSALAALRGGRASSDLLVLLAVLAAYGLSLANTLAGRSDVYFDTAVMLLVLVTLGRYLEAEARAEAGRAVRAVMAPQPEVARRVRGERLETTPIDALVPGDVIEVAPGEVFPTDGVVLDGEASCDESALTGESRPVPKAPGSAVAGGTCSIDGRLRVRVTEPAASSAAARIAALIEAARRERAPMERLADRVAAALVPLVLVVAAGAGAWWAVDAGVERGALVAIAVLVVACPCALGIATPVAVARGLALAARRGVVVRSAALLERAADAAHVVFDKTGTLTEPLPRLVAVRVMDGCSTEDELLARAAALEQGLAHPLARAIAAAAASRGLEPSSARDVRLVPGRGVRGEVAGEELFVGAPAPGDLAALGETDARDISTDARDTMLVVVRRGARVVGALELGERPRPGARDAVAELRALGLGISVLSGDRSVAAIVPNVARATEVEAGLLPEDKVARLRALRAALGRRAAALVMVGDGINDAPALAAADLGIAVAGATDLARLTADVVLLRGELADVPWLVTHARRVRRVARQNLAWAFGYNAAAVVLAAAGALTPLVAALAMLASSVAVVANARRMRAGASLAATPVQAGRRAERARVAQEGSPEQSARAAA; the protein is encoded by the coding sequence GTGGCCGGCGACTGCGCGCACTGCGGGCTGCCGATCCGCGGGCGCCCGGTGCGCGGGACGGTCGGCGGCGAGCGCGGCGCGTTCTGCTGCATCGGCTGCCTGCTCGCCATGCAGGTGACGCGGGCGCGCGGCGAGGCGGGCGCCGCCGCGAGCCTCGTCGTGCGGCTCAGCGTGGCCGTCTTCTTCGCGATGAACGTGATGATGACGAGCATGCCGAGCTACGTGCCGCAGGTGTACGGCGACGGCGAGGCTGTGATTGACGGGCCGCTGTTCGCGCTGCTGCGCGTGCTCGCGGCCTTCTTCGCGCTGCCGGTGCTCGCGATCCTCGGCGGCCCGATCGCCTCCTCTGCGCTCGCAGCGCTGCGCGGTGGACGGGCGAGCAGCGACCTCCTCGTCCTGCTCGCGGTGCTCGCCGCCTACGGGCTGTCGCTCGCCAACACGCTCGCCGGGCGCAGCGACGTCTACTTCGACACCGCGGTGATGCTGCTCGTGCTGGTCACGCTCGGGCGCTACCTCGAGGCGGAGGCGCGCGCCGAGGCGGGCCGCGCGGTGCGCGCGGTCATGGCGCCGCAGCCGGAGGTCGCGCGTCGCGTGCGTGGCGAGCGGCTCGAGACGACGCCGATCGACGCGCTCGTGCCGGGCGACGTGATCGAGGTCGCGCCGGGCGAGGTCTTTCCCACCGACGGCGTGGTGCTCGACGGCGAGGCGTCGTGCGACGAGTCGGCGCTCACCGGCGAGAGCCGACCCGTACCCAAGGCGCCGGGCAGCGCGGTCGCGGGCGGCACGTGCAGCATCGACGGCCGGCTGCGCGTGCGCGTCACCGAGCCCGCCGCGTCGAGCGCCGCCGCGCGGATCGCGGCGCTGATCGAGGCCGCGCGACGCGAGCGCGCGCCGATGGAGCGTCTCGCCGATCGCGTCGCAGCCGCGCTCGTTCCGCTCGTGCTCGTCGTCGCCGCCGGCGCGGGCGCGTGGTGGGCGGTCGACGCCGGCGTGGAGCGTGGCGCGCTGGTCGCGATCGCCGTGCTGGTCGTCGCCTGCCCGTGCGCGCTCGGCATCGCGACGCCGGTCGCCGTCGCACGAGGTCTCGCGCTCGCCGCACGGCGCGGCGTCGTCGTGCGCAGCGCGGCACTCCTCGAGCGCGCGGCGGACGCGGCGCACGTCGTCTTCGACAAGACGGGGACGCTCACCGAGCCGCTGCCGCGTCTGGTCGCGGTGCGCGTGATGGACGGTTGCTCGACGGAGGACGAGCTGCTCGCGCGCGCCGCCGCGCTCGAGCAGGGGCTCGCGCACCCGCTCGCGCGGGCGATCGCGGCGGCCGCTGCTTCGCGCGGTCTCGAGCCGTCGTCCGCGCGCGACGTGCGCCTCGTGCCGGGACGCGGCGTGCGTGGCGAGGTCGCGGGCGAGGAGCTCTTCGTCGGCGCGCCGGCGCCGGGCGACCTGGCCGCGCTCGGCGAGACGGACGCGCGCGACATCTCGACCGACGCGCGCGACACGATGCTCGTCGTCGTGCGCCGCGGCGCGCGGGTCGTCGGCGCGCTCGAGCTCGGCGAGCGGCCGCGCCCCGGCGCGCGGGACGCGGTCGCGGAGCTGCGCGCGCTCGGCCTCGGGATCTCCGTCCTCTCCGGCGACCGCTCGGTCGCGGCCATCGTGCCGAACGTCGCCCGCGCCACGGAGGTCGAGGCGGGGCTCCTGCCGGAGGACAAGGTGGCGCGGCTGCGCGCGCTGCGCGCGGCGCTCGGTCGCCGCGCCGCGGCGCTCGTCATGGTCGGCGACGGGATCAACGACGCCCCGGCGCTCGCCGCGGCCGACCTCGGCATCGCGGTCGCGGGTGCGACCGACCTCGCGCGGCTCACGGCCGACGTGGTCCTGCTGCGCGGCGAGCTCGCCGACGTGCCGTGGCTCGTCACGCACGCGCGGCGCGTGCGCCGGGTCGCGCGTCAGAACCTCGCCTGGGCCTTCGGCTACAACGCGGCGGCGGTGGTGCTCGCCGCGGCGGGCGCGCTCACGCCGCTGGTCGCGGCGCTCGCCATGCTCGCGAGCTCGGTCGCGGTCGTGGCGAACGCGCGGCGGATGCGCGCGGGCGCGTCGCTCGCCGCAACACCGGTGCAAGCCGGCCGGCGCGCGGAGCGCGCTCGTGTGGCGCAGGAAGGCTCTCCCGAGCAGAGCGCCCGAGCAGCGGCGTGA
- a CDS encoding CBS domain-containing protein produces the protein MSTVPAERSEVRHLMTPVVRTLHVDDRLEVADDIMAMQRIRHLPVVDERGVVCGVVSQRDLFRGALAQALGYGRTAQQKLHSTLRVKEVMSPHVVTIGPFEPIANAARLMLEHKIGCLPVVEGQRLVGIVTETDFVKLALPT, from the coding sequence ATGAGCACCGTGCCAGCCGAGCGCAGCGAGGTACGTCATCTGATGACGCCTGTCGTACGGACTCTGCATGTCGACGATCGCCTCGAGGTCGCGGACGACATCATGGCCATGCAACGCATTCGCCACCTGCCGGTCGTCGACGAGCGCGGCGTGGTGTGCGGTGTGGTGAGCCAGCGCGACCTGTTCCGCGGCGCGCTCGCGCAGGCGCTGGGCTACGGACGCACGGCGCAGCAGAAGCTGCACTCGACGCTGCGCGTGAAGGAGGTGATGAGCCCGCACGTGGTCACCATCGGGCCGTTCGAGCCGATCGCCAACGCCGCGCGGCTGATGCTCGAGCACAAGATCGGCTGCCTGCCCGTGGTCGAGGGGCAGCGGCTCGTCGGGATCGTCACCGAGACGGACTTCGTGAAGCTCGCGCTGCCGACGTGA
- a CDS encoding cytochrome P450 — protein sequence MAKPNHPLNDAVRLTDGAFYGNDPHPHLAWMREHAPVYWDERGQVWGITLYEDVLALAKDSATWRNSGGIRPDNPPMPYMIDMDDPEHKKRRSLVSKGFTPRRVLEREPRVRQISIDLLERARARGTFDFVKDVAAWLPLIVIGDMLGVEEEDYPKLLEWSEAMLVSTGSTDPALIDGAARAFEEYSVYQRRVIEDRRAHPKDDLVSVLVHAEVDGERLSDDELVMESLLILIGGDETTRHVLSGGMYQLLLHPEQRELLARKPQRIPTAVEEMLRWVSPIQNMARTASRDVELRGQKIAAGEKVLLLYPSANRDAKVFRDPFRFDVTRTPNDHLAFGIGAHFCLGANLARLELRVMMEEALRRMPELRLASDAPPPMRASNFITGIESLPVVCT from the coding sequence ATGGCGAAGCCGAACCACCCGCTGAACGACGCCGTCCGCCTGACCGACGGCGCCTTCTACGGCAACGATCCGCACCCGCACCTCGCCTGGATGCGCGAGCACGCGCCGGTCTACTGGGACGAGCGCGGTCAGGTGTGGGGCATCACGCTCTACGAGGACGTGCTGGCGCTCGCGAAGGACTCCGCGACCTGGCGCAACAGCGGCGGCATCCGTCCCGACAACCCGCCGATGCCCTACATGATCGACATGGACGACCCCGAGCACAAGAAGCGCCGGTCGCTCGTGAGCAAGGGCTTCACGCCGCGCCGCGTGCTCGAGCGCGAGCCGCGCGTGCGCCAGATCTCGATCGATCTCCTCGAGCGCGCGCGGGCGCGCGGCACGTTCGACTTCGTCAAGGACGTCGCCGCCTGGCTGCCGCTGATCGTGATCGGCGACATGCTCGGCGTCGAGGAGGAGGACTATCCGAAGCTGCTCGAGTGGTCCGAGGCGATGCTCGTCAGCACCGGCTCGACGGACCCGGCGCTGATCGACGGCGCGGCGCGCGCCTTCGAGGAGTACAGCGTCTACCAGCGGCGCGTCATCGAGGACCGGCGCGCGCATCCGAAGGACGACCTCGTGAGCGTGCTCGTGCACGCCGAGGTCGACGGCGAGCGTCTGTCGGACGACGAGCTGGTGATGGAGTCGCTGCTCATCCTGATCGGCGGCGACGAGACCACGCGGCACGTGCTGTCGGGCGGCATGTACCAGCTCCTGCTGCACCCGGAGCAGCGCGAGCTGCTCGCGCGCAAGCCGCAGCGCATCCCGACCGCGGTCGAGGAGATGCTGCGCTGGGTGAGCCCGATCCAGAACATGGCGCGCACCGCGTCGCGCGACGTCGAGCTGCGCGGCCAGAAGATCGCGGCCGGCGAGAAGGTGCTCCTGCTCTACCCGTCCGCGAACCGCGACGCGAAGGTGTTCCGCGACCCGTTCCGCTTCGACGTGACGCGCACGCCGAACGACCACCTCGCCTTCGGCATCGGCGCGCACTTCTGCCTGGGCGCGAACCTCGCGCGCCTCGAGCTGCGGGTGATGATGGAGGAAGCGCTGCGCCGCATGCCCGAGCTGCGGCTCGCGAGCGACGCGCCGCCGCCGATGCGGGCGTCGAACTTCATCACCGGCATCGAGAGCCTGCCCGTCGTCTGTACTTGA
- a CDS encoding sulfite exporter TauE/SafE family protein, whose product MLPAGGVLYLFAFLGGLAGSLHCVGMCGVFPLALARARRQDNLARQVLYNAGRLNTLAFVGALSGGLGAALVTTASVQLAERVLAVVAGVVIVLVGLEMLGVVAGLSARFVLLPQRALASSLGSVLASGSRGAPLALGVVNAFLPCHLVYAFAARAAATASALEGALVMLAFGLGTLPAMLTLGLTRLLARPALRSRLSLAAGVLVVAFGVLTVLRGVLPPDAQVHLH is encoded by the coding sequence TTGCTCCCCGCGGGCGGCGTGCTCTACCTCTTCGCCTTCCTGGGGGGGCTCGCGGGCTCGCTGCACTGCGTGGGGATGTGCGGCGTCTTCCCGCTCGCGCTCGCCCGCGCGCGACGGCAGGACAACCTCGCGCGCCAGGTGCTCTACAACGCGGGCCGGCTGAACACGCTCGCCTTCGTCGGCGCGCTGAGCGGCGGGCTCGGCGCGGCGCTGGTCACGACCGCGTCGGTGCAGCTCGCCGAGCGCGTGCTCGCCGTGGTCGCGGGGGTCGTGATCGTGCTCGTCGGGCTCGAGATGCTGGGCGTCGTCGCGGGGCTCTCGGCGCGCTTCGTCCTGCTGCCGCAGCGCGCGCTCGCGAGCTCGCTCGGCTCGGTGCTCGCGTCGGGCTCGCGCGGCGCGCCGCTCGCGCTCGGCGTGGTGAACGCGTTCCTCCCGTGCCACCTGGTCTACGCGTTCGCGGCGCGTGCGGCGGCGACCGCGTCGGCGCTCGAGGGCGCGCTCGTCATGCTCGCCTTCGGGCTCGGCACGCTGCCCGCGATGCTGACCCTCGGGCTCACGCGGCTTCTCGCGCGTCCGGCGCTGCGCTCGCGCCTCTCGCTCGCAGCCGGCGTGCTCGTCGTCGCCTTCGGCGTGCTCACCGTGCTGCGCGGCGTGCTGCCGCCGGACGCGCAGGTGCACCTGCACTGA